In Harpia harpyja isolate bHarHar1 chromosome 12, bHarHar1 primary haplotype, whole genome shotgun sequence, a single window of DNA contains:
- the ST6GAL1 gene encoding beta-galactoside alpha-2,6-sialyltransferase 1 isoform X4 encodes MKLVTVEEQQFLREALYNTGILIVWDPAPYHAEIHEWYRKPDYNFFESYKLYRSAHPEQPFYILNPKMQWQLWDILQENSLEHIQPNPPSSGMLGIVIMMTLCDEVDVYEFLPSKRQTDICHYYQKFHDRACTMGAYHPLLFEKNLVKHINQGTDEDIYIQGKVTLPGFRNVHC; translated from the exons CTCGTAACTGTTGAGGAGCAGCAGTTCCTGAGGGAAGCGCTATATAACACTGGAATCTTAATTGTCTGGGATCCAGCACCATATCATGCAGAAATTCATGAG tggTACAGAAAACCAGACTACAACTTTTTTGAAAGCTATAAGTTGTATCGTAGTGCACATCCAGAGCAGCCCTTCTATATCCTGAATCCAAAAATGCAGTGGCAACTCTGGGATATTCTGCAGGAGAATTCCCTGGAGCATATTCAGCCTAACCCACCATCATCAGGAATGCTTG GCATTGTGATCATGATGACGCTCTGTGATGAAGTGGACGTGTACGAATTTCTCCCTTCTAAACGGCAGACGGACATTTGCCACTATTACCAGAAGTTTCACGACCGTGCCTGTACCATGGGAGCTTATCACCCCCTCCTGTTTGAGAAAAACTTGGTGAAGCATATAAACCAGGGCACAGATGAGGACATTTATATTCAAGGGAAAGTTACTTTGCCCGGCTTCCGAAACGTGCATTGCTAG